Proteins co-encoded in one Maylandia zebra isolate NMK-2024a linkage group LG16, Mzebra_GT3a, whole genome shotgun sequence genomic window:
- the creb1b gene encoding cyclic AMP-responsive element-binding protein 1b, translating into MKMESAAEVQQGAETAVTETENQQITPAQIATLAQVSMAAGHASATGPTVTLVQLPNGQTVQVHGVIQAAQPSVIQSPQVQAVQISTIAESEDSQESVDSVTDSQKRREILSRRPSYRKILNDLSSDAPAVPRIEEEKAEEDSSAAAATPAITTVTVPTPIYQTSSGQYIAITQGGAIQLANNGTDGVQGLQTLTMTNAAAAQPGATILQYAQTSDGQQILVPSNQVVVQAASGDVQAYQIRAAPASTIAPGVVMASSPALPTQGATEEVTRKREVRLMKNREAARECRRKKKEYVKCLENRVAVLENQNKTLIEELKALKDLYCHKSE; encoded by the exons ATGAAGATGGAGTCAGCAGCAGAGGTTCAGCAGGGGGCAGAGACTGCTGTGACTGAGACGGAGAACCAGCAGATCACCCCGGCACAGATTGCTACTTTGGCGCAG GTGTCCATGGCAGCAGGACATGCTTCAGCAACAGGTCCCACAGTAACACTGGTACAGCTGCCCAACGGACAGACGGTTCAGGTCCACGGTGTGATCCAGGCTGCGCAGCCATCTGTAATCCAGTCCCCACAGGTCCAAGCCGTACAG ATCTCCACCATAGCAGAAAGCGAGGATTCGCAGGAGTCTGTAGACAGTGTGACCGACTCTCAGAAGCGCAGAGAGATTCTGTCACGGCGCCCCTCATACAG GAAAATTCTGAACGACCTTTCGTCTGATGCACCTGCTGTCCCTCGTATCGAGGAAGAAAAGGCCGAAGAAGACTCATCTGCTGCTGCCGCCACACCTGCAATCACCACTGTTACTGTCCCGACACCCATCTACCAGACCAGCAGCGGCCAATACA TTGCAATCACACAGGGTGGAGCCATTCAGTTGGCCAATAATGGCACAGATGGAGTACAGGGCCTTCAGACTCTGACTATGACCAATGCAGCAGCAGCCCAGCCTGGTGCCACCATACTGCAGTATGCACAGACCAGTGACGGCCAGCAGATACTGGTTCCCAGCAACCAGGTGGTGGTCCAAG CTGCCTCAGGTGACGTTCAGGCCTATCAGATCCGAGCAGCCCCTGCCAGCACCATTGCTCCCGGGGTAGTCATGGCCTCGTCCCCTGCTCTTCCGACCCAGGGTGCCACTGAGGAGGTCACCAGAAAACGCGAGGTCCGCCTCATGAAGAACAG AGAGGCGGCCCGTGAATGTCGCAGGAAGAAGAAGGAATATGTTAAATGTCTGGAGAACCGAGTGGCCGTTCTGGAGAACCAAAACAAGACACTAATTGAAGAACTTAAAGCCCTTAAAGACCTTTACTGCCATAAATCAGAGTAG